The Nomia melanderi isolate GNS246 chromosome 7, iyNomMela1, whole genome shotgun sequence genome includes a window with the following:
- the SCaMC gene encoding short Calcium-binding Mitochondrial Carrier isoform X5, which yields MDTVDIDIDLFLALHQYMDIGEDIGVPEDFTTTEMVSGMWWRHLVSGGIAGAVSRTCTAPLDRIKVYLQVHGTRHCKIMSCFRYMLREGGLTSLWRGNGINVLKIGPESALKFMAYEQIKRAIKADDVRELELYERFMAGSLAGGISQSAIYPLEVLKTRFALRKTGEFSGLLDAMKKIYKQGGLKAFYRGYIPNLIGILPYAGIDLAVYETLKNRYLRTHNKNEQPPFWILLLCGTASSTAGQVCSYPLALVRTRLQANIALDKSADTMVGVFKDIVRKEGIRGLYRGLTPNFLKVAPAVSISYMVYENIRRLLGVNMT from the exons ATGGACACCGTGGACATCGACATCGACTTGTTTCTCGCACTTCACCAA TATATGGATATTGGAGAGGACATCGGTGTCCCCGAAGATTTCACGACTACGGAAATGGTCTCTGGAATGTGGTGGCGACACTTAGTGTCCGGTGGCATAGCAGGTGCAGTCTCACGCACATGTACCGCGCCTTTGGATAGGATTAAAGTCTATCTACAG GTGCATGGAACGCGACACTGCAAAATCATGAGTTGCTTCAGGTACATGCTCCGTGAAGGTGGATTGACTAGCCTGTGGAGAGGGAATGGTATAAATGTACTTAAAATCGGGCCAGAAAGTGCGCTGAAATTCATGGCTTATGAACAAATTAAAAGAGCCATCAAAGCCGACGACGTTCGAGAGCTCGAACTTTATGAACGATTTATGGCAGGATCCTTAGCCGGAGGAATCAGTCAGTCAGCCATATATCCACTCGAG GTACTCAAAACTAGATTCGCCCTTAGAAAAACGGGCGAATTTTCTGGTTTGCTCGatgcaatgaaaaaaatatataaacaaggTGGTCTGAAAGCTTTTTACAGAGGTTATATCCCTAATTTAATAGGGATACTTCCATATGCTGGCATTGACTTAGCTGTATATGAA ACATTAAAAAACAGATATTTACGAACacacaataaaaatgaacaacCACCATTTTGGATATTATTACTGTGTGGAACAGCTTCTAGTACAGCTGGCCAAGTGTGTTCATACCCATTAGCTCTAGTTAGGACACGATTGCAGGCTAATATTGCTCTAGATAAATCTGCCGACACTATGGTTGGTGTTTTTAAAGATATTGTTAGGAAAGAAGGGATTCGAGGATTATATAGGGGTTTAACACCAAATTTCTTGaag gtTGCTCCAGCTGTATCAATTAGCTACATGGTGTACGAAAATATCAGGAGGTTATTAGGCGTCAATATGACgtga
- the SCaMC gene encoding short Calcium-binding Mitochondrial Carrier isoform X6 — translation MDIGEDIGVPEDFTTTEMVSGMWWRHLVSGGIAGAVSRTCTAPLDRIKVYLQVHGTRHCKIMSCFRYMLREGGLTSLWRGNGINVLKIGPESALKFMAYEQIKRAIKADDVRELELYERFMAGSLAGGISQSAIYPLEVLKTRFALRKTGEFSGLLDAMKKIYKQGGLKAFYRGYIPNLIGILPYAGIDLAVYETLKNRYLRTHNKNEQPPFWILLLCGTASSTAGQVCSYPLALVRTRLQANIALDKSADTMVGVFKDIVRKEGIRGLYRGLTPNFLKVAPAVSISYMVYENIRRLLGVNMT, via the exons ATGGATATTGGAGAGGACATCGGTGTCCCCGAAGATTTCACGACTACGGAAATGGTCTCTGGAATGTGGTGGCGACACTTAGTGTCCGGTGGCATAGCAGGTGCAGTCTCACGCACATGTACCGCGCCTTTGGATAGGATTAAAGTCTATCTACAG GTGCATGGAACGCGACACTGCAAAATCATGAGTTGCTTCAGGTACATGCTCCGTGAAGGTGGATTGACTAGCCTGTGGAGAGGGAATGGTATAAATGTACTTAAAATCGGGCCAGAAAGTGCGCTGAAATTCATGGCTTATGAACAAATTAAAAGAGCCATCAAAGCCGACGACGTTCGAGAGCTCGAACTTTATGAACGATTTATGGCAGGATCCTTAGCCGGAGGAATCAGTCAGTCAGCCATATATCCACTCGAG GTACTCAAAACTAGATTCGCCCTTAGAAAAACGGGCGAATTTTCTGGTTTGCTCGatgcaatgaaaaaaatatataaacaaggTGGTCTGAAAGCTTTTTACAGAGGTTATATCCCTAATTTAATAGGGATACTTCCATATGCTGGCATTGACTTAGCTGTATATGAA ACATTAAAAAACAGATATTTACGAACacacaataaaaatgaacaacCACCATTTTGGATATTATTACTGTGTGGAACAGCTTCTAGTACAGCTGGCCAAGTGTGTTCATACCCATTAGCTCTAGTTAGGACACGATTGCAGGCTAATATTGCTCTAGATAAATCTGCCGACACTATGGTTGGTGTTTTTAAAGATATTGTTAGGAAAGAAGGGATTCGAGGATTATATAGGGGTTTAACACCAAATTTCTTGaag gtTGCTCCAGCTGTATCAATTAGCTACATGGTGTACGAAAATATCAGGAGGTTATTAGGCGTCAATATGACgtga
- the SCaMC gene encoding short Calcium-binding Mitochondrial Carrier isoform X4 has protein sequence MKYGEIRFFAVWISSDSRQSNFSYMDIGEDIGVPEDFTTTEMVSGMWWRHLVSGGIAGAVSRTCTAPLDRIKVYLQVHGTRHCKIMSCFRYMLREGGLTSLWRGNGINVLKIGPESALKFMAYEQIKRAIKADDVRELELYERFMAGSLAGGISQSAIYPLEVLKTRFALRKTGEFSGLLDAMKKIYKQGGLKAFYRGYIPNLIGILPYAGIDLAVYETLKNRYLRTHNKNEQPPFWILLLCGTASSTAGQVCSYPLALVRTRLQANIALDKSADTMVGVFKDIVRKEGIRGLYRGLTPNFLKVAPAVSISYMVYENIRRLLGVNMT, from the exons atgaaatatggcgaaattcgatttttcgccGTATGGATTTCTTCAGACTCAAGACAGTCGAATTTCTCG TATATGGATATTGGAGAGGACATCGGTGTCCCCGAAGATTTCACGACTACGGAAATGGTCTCTGGAATGTGGTGGCGACACTTAGTGTCCGGTGGCATAGCAGGTGCAGTCTCACGCACATGTACCGCGCCTTTGGATAGGATTAAAGTCTATCTACAG GTGCATGGAACGCGACACTGCAAAATCATGAGTTGCTTCAGGTACATGCTCCGTGAAGGTGGATTGACTAGCCTGTGGAGAGGGAATGGTATAAATGTACTTAAAATCGGGCCAGAAAGTGCGCTGAAATTCATGGCTTATGAACAAATTAAAAGAGCCATCAAAGCCGACGACGTTCGAGAGCTCGAACTTTATGAACGATTTATGGCAGGATCCTTAGCCGGAGGAATCAGTCAGTCAGCCATATATCCACTCGAG GTACTCAAAACTAGATTCGCCCTTAGAAAAACGGGCGAATTTTCTGGTTTGCTCGatgcaatgaaaaaaatatataaacaaggTGGTCTGAAAGCTTTTTACAGAGGTTATATCCCTAATTTAATAGGGATACTTCCATATGCTGGCATTGACTTAGCTGTATATGAA ACATTAAAAAACAGATATTTACGAACacacaataaaaatgaacaacCACCATTTTGGATATTATTACTGTGTGGAACAGCTTCTAGTACAGCTGGCCAAGTGTGTTCATACCCATTAGCTCTAGTTAGGACACGATTGCAGGCTAATATTGCTCTAGATAAATCTGCCGACACTATGGTTGGTGTTTTTAAAGATATTGTTAGGAAAGAAGGGATTCGAGGATTATATAGGGGTTTAACACCAAATTTCTTGaag gtTGCTCCAGCTGTATCAATTAGCTACATGGTGTACGAAAATATCAGGAGGTTATTAGGCGTCAATATGACgtga